GTACTGTGGAGAAAAATGTTCTCTGGTGTTAATAAAATCAGCAGTTTGcattttattactgtttgtGAATAAATAAGTTTAAACTTTTACATGATTTATCTGTATCCCACATGATGTTCAGAAGTATCCGTCAGCTCCTGACTTTATCTTCTGTCTTTCCTCTTTGCAGATATCAAACAGATCAAGTGGGAAATAGAGCGTGACAGGTGGCTTCACAACAGGGATACGAAAAGCatcatcaaaaggaaaaaacagttcAGGCACGCGGGGCTGAAAAAGAAGTATGGAGGCAAGAAATCAAAAAGATGAGCTGGGCATCATAACGtagatatttttataataaCTGCTGCAAAATGATTGTTCTCTTTGTCAGCTTATCTTACTTTAATTCCTGCTGCTTAACCATGCCATTTGGTCATTCTCCCTTATGCCGTGAATTCCAGACCACTCGTtggatttgtaataaactgaaaaacaggaaaatctgtCAGCTGTAACTTAAGTGATTTTAGGGCTACTTTGTTTGGACGTAGAGCCCTCCACTCCTCAGGTCTCCATCCAACGCTCCACCCGCACCTACATGTAACAACAAACACTTCTACAGTCTCTCCTGGTGTAGCCGTAAGCAATAATAAATACAATCTCTTTTATACGTACGATGCAAGAGAAGCTTCAGCCATCATTCTGAAGCCAGCAAATACAAACCTACCTTCCAGAACTGACGGAAACCTCTTCTGCATTGTGTATCTGAAGTCTGACAAGAAATATAAGGCACAGTTACTTGGcatattttaagagaaataattaaatacacTATTTTTTCTAATTACTTTTGCATAAGTTTGACCTAACTCTTTGTTACAAATGTTGCTGAGTGCGGTGATCCGCATTTATTAAATTGTATCAGCAATATACTGAGGCTCCTCCTGTGTGCAGCTCTATCAGCTGAGTGTTTCCTGAGCTCCCTCACACTAATGGTAACCGCATACAAGCTGCACACTCAAACAAAGCTGGATGAAGCACAGCAGACTGACATGCAAAGGACTTATCGGGAAACCGATTTCCTGACACGGCCTTAGGTGTTCACAGAACCCTCCCTTAGGCAGCTTGACTTAAGCCAGCAGAAAGTCACGAAATACCAGTTTGATGCCGCTGTAATGCTTTGCAGCGGTCTGTCAGCCTTCTAAGCGCTTGCGTTAGTGCAGTGATGAAAGCCTCGCTCCGAGCACAGCGAGACACTGCCTGAGCTCACCCCTCCCCGCCCGGCCGCCCCGCCGCACCTTGGCTGCGGTCCATGGCGCGGTACAGCAGCAGAGCGCCGGCCAGCCCCGCCGCCTCCAGCGCCACCAGCCCCGCTACCAGCCGCCTCCTCATGGCCGCCGCAGCCTCCGGTCCCCGCTTCCGGTAGCGCCGGTACAGGCTGCGCACGCGCAGTCTGCACTCCCTGCCCGTTGGGGCTGCCTGTTAGCGTGTAGTGCTGCCGCTTGCGGCTGGTCGCACGGGATGTGTGGCGGAGGTAGTCGGCGTGGCAGCGGTGTGTTCGAACATCGTCCATCAGAAGGCACCCACAGCGATCATGGTGTCCAATCCCCGTCTTAACGCCGCACTGCACCAAATCCAAACGCTGGGTCTGAGAGCGTTGtgcaaacactccttgaactgAGGCAGCTCGGGGCTGTGCCcgctgccctgtgcagcccgttccatgccctgtggtgcagaccctgtccctcacccccagccgCCCCTCCCTGGCACATGgagctccatgccgttccctcgggccctgtcgctgtcacacagagcagagctcagcgctgccctccgctccctgCAGCCGCCACGAGGTCTCCTCTCGGCTGCTCTGCTGTGCGCTGAGCAcacccagggacctcagctgctctcagtgccccagtttggtgtcatcttcAAACTACCTGCAAGTCCTGTATCCAAAATCATCGATGGAAACATTGAACTGCCCCTAAAAAGAAGTCCTGTGAAGCCCCACCAGTGCCTCTCAGCCCAACGTATCTACAAGGTAGAGTTGATTGCCAAAATCTCActttttttaacatttgtttttaaatgtttattagGATCTTTTTCTGaggcttttttcctcttaatgtTATGTACGATTGGATTTAAtatcttgctgctttttcttacaGAGCAATTCTTTCCCatttcagtattctctggtgGCTGAGCTCGCTAGTATTACTTGCTCTCCCTGGGATTTGTTCCTGAAGTAATTCCTCCTCTGCAGATTATGGATAGGCAAGATCAACCcagtttttatttccagaaaggtgggaagggaggagagaaagaaatgtctcAAATtcttaggtttgttttttgtttttgaggtggggggagaagcagaaataatgCCAACAATTTCTGCTCCACCCCTTacaaatgtgtatatataaaggCACATACTGGCGTTAGATCAGCGGTTTCATGTCCCAGCAAAAGTTGGTAAGCATGGCTGAAGAGAATAAAGCCTTTGtagatgaaataaataaagcagtggCAAAGGCTGAAGGGTTTACCCTGAAGGAGCTGCTGTTCTCCTACCGGGGGACTCCTTATCCGGTCACAGTGTGCAGTGCAGAGACGTTCCAAGCCCTGGAGAACATGGAAGCCAGAAGAGATGACATGGTGCTGGTGTCTTACCCCAAATGCGGTGAATACACTATAAATTACTTGCTGTTGTCTGTGGTACTGTAACTAATTATCTGATACAATAAGAAGGGAAATAACAAATTAATTACGGTTTTACGTTGTGTGAGGATAAGGGGCATTTCTGTTAGAAGCAGTGGCATCAGGTTTTTCTCCTGCGTTATCTTAATTATACAATCTGTTCCTCTGGTTTTTAACATGATTTATACTTCTGAAAGGACAAAATGTTTTAGCATTCAAAACTATTTTTGGCTGTAGACGTGAGAGTAAAGACTGTAGTTTTATTTATCAGTGGAACAAGATACCTTTGCCAGGGTGATAAACTGCATTCTGAAAAGAATATTAGTAATATAATGTATTGTAATGTGCAGAAGCAATACAATTATGCATTAGACCCTAAGGAGTAGAATGTGGCATGTGCAGTATCTTTACTTGCAAGATAATAAGCATTTTCTTGGCATTATATTTAGTAtcgttgttgtgttttgttttgtaattgcAACGTGATAGATTATAGCATATAGGAATTAAAAATCTTGTGGTCAGAGGTCAGCAGAATGGGAGAGAGGTGCAATAGGAGTGGTGAGGGGAAAAAACGCTCTGCAACCAACCAGCATACCAGCTAGTTGATTTTGATCAGCGTTATGTCTTGTGTAGCATGTTTGCTTACAAGGAAGGACCTGGTTTTGATAatgaaggaaatgctttctAAGCATGTGTTTCTACTTCGAGACCTAAGCAGCAGTGGCTAAGAGCTGCTGAGAAAGTGTAGGTCTAGAGGAGGAACTCAGTGCACTAACACAGCTGATGTGCTCACATTGACCTCTAGTAGGAAAGCCCTTAGCCAAGATCTCGTCCAGCAAAGTGAAGAGCATGGTCAGTTcctatggttttgttttggtcagTTCTGGTCTGAACTCAGTCTGTCTCACCAGCTGTCACTGGGGCATCCATAGAGTTCTGGGAAACCTGAGGGCAACACAAAGCAGCTACAGGAGGGCATAGAGCATGGAGTGAAGgtgtgctgctccagcaggcCTGGCACCCAGCCCATCATGCATGGCAGGGCTTCAATgcaaggtcttttccaatggGAAAGATGCAGGTGTCTGGTGGGGTGCAGGTCTTCTGGCCCTTCTTCTGTCAGTCCCTTTGTGGAGAAAGCAACATACACAGGTTGGGACAAGCACTGCTGGTAATGCTGAATAGGCAGCTGTTTCATCCTCAACCCAGTGCATGGAGAGGGGCAGAGAATTCTGACAGATGAATGAAACTCCTTACTCGTTCCTCCATTCTTCTACCTGGACACTTCCCAAGTGTTTCTCTGTAAACAACAGGAAAGCTGCCTTCATTGTCTGTCACTGTTTTATGACTATACTAAAATATATGTTAAATGTATTGTTGTGTCAGTTCTACTCCTGATGCTTTCCACATATCAGCTGTAAGTGAGCCAAGAGGGTCGCAGTTAAGAAGCTGTTGAGGATCTTGTtaacagaaaacattattttgtctGTAGTCACTTGAGAGCTTTAATCACATTTGAATCTGTAATTTGATGACTGTTATTGTCTATGATGCTGAATTAAGCCATGTAATGAGAAGGATCtgagattttatatatataaacctCTCATatattgtgttttgttctctggGTTTCTTGATCCAGGTGTGAACTGGCTTATCCAGATTTTAAATGATTTGATATTTACAACTATTCAGCGTAAACTTGTAAGCACAGAGCTACCATTTATTGAATGTGGAGATCCGGATAAATATCAGGTTAGTGAAGAGAACCTACTTCATTCAGTTTTCTGTCCTGCGCCCCCGCACGCAAGTTATTAAAATGAAGTCATGTCGCAAGTAAAGATATCTCTCCTGAGAGGGTAAAAAAGGATAATCTTGGATGAGTAATGCCTTTTGATTAGGAGCTGCTTCACGCAGGCAACTAAAGCTTGCAGATTGTTGCTGCACCCGTGTAATAAACCTGTTCTCACTTattgttctgtttatttctaaAGAGAATGAAGCAGATTCCATCTCCAAGGATTTTGGCAACGCATCTGAATTATGATTTCCTCCCCAAGTCTATTTTCAAGAACAAAGCCAaggtgggcttttttttttttccttttttttttttttttcctttttttttttccatgcccGATCATTATCTGGGGCTACATCCTTTTCTTGCACCCAAGCAACTGTCATTGAGGGAAAGGAACTTGGAGGGAATGGGAATCTCGTGACCTCTGGACTGCCTTAGCACAAAAGCACTAGTGGTACATAAACAAAGAGCTGATCTAGAGGCTGTCACAGTGCTCAAAAAATATTTGAGGtgttatgttttgttcttttacgTTACTCTTGTCTACGTACAGCCATGGTGGGAATGAATGTGACAGCAGTACCCCTTGAGACACCGACTGTCTCCATGCAGAGtcacatttttaaaacttcaaTATTTCTAGTTCCAAGCCACCGAACAATGAAAGGTACATAGCAGTTAGGAAATGTACCGCATATGAAGGGAGGAATTGGTTAAGGAATGGGGGTTTTAGCTATGTTCCATgagtattttttcctgttttacatATAGCTTGTTTACAGAAGTGTTTACACTCTCCAAGGATTGCAGTCTCTTAGGATTTCAAATACATCCTTGCCGTGCTTTGAATAATGGGAGATGATTGTAGCAGCTGTGGTTTCCCGAAGGAGAATCAAGTGGAGCTTTTCCTATCAGTGGGCTGGTGAATGGTTCTTACACGTTTCCCAGGTCTTAGGTAGTTATGAGATAGCTTTCCATGACAGTATTACAGTTTTTCCAACTGCTCCTTTCTACATTTGCTTCAGGACCATAGGCAACTCTTAGGAGTGGTAACAAGGCCATTACTATGACTGTGTTATAAACTTATTCTCTATGCCTTacataataatgaaaatattttgtggtCCCTGGTAAGTTATTGATTGCAGAATGTTTGGTTTTACTGTCATTTTGGTTGCCAGGGGAAATAAGCGATCTGCCAttgttgatttctttctccCACTCCAGATACTAGTGTTGTTTCGAAACCCTAAAGATacagctgtttcatttttccatttccacaaGAATGTGCCAAGTGTCCCCAGTTACAGCTCCTGGGATGAGTTCTTCTCAGAGTTCATGAATGGGAAAGGTATGGTTATAGTTACTGAATGTAGctgaagaaacaacagaagaaaatacttgaaaacaaCTCAATGGGACTAGTGGGAAAACAGCTGTGTCATAATTAGTTTACTGGTGGCCATACCTCGTGATAAAGGGGACAGCTGAATGTGAAAATGGGGAGAAAGCTCAACAGATACTTTTCTTCTGTATATTTTGCTCTTCTAAGCAAAGGGAGTTGCCTGGCAGCTTGACAGTGGCACAGTGGAGGCAATGCTACAACTCTGAAATGGTGGTAATGGAATGACTGCTGTCTTTACCTCACGCATTCCCATATGTGATGCCAAAAACTGTAAGGAACTTAGATTTTAGATTTAGACTGATGTCTAGCTTTGGCTTTTAAGATGTATCTTTAATGACAGTGTAGAAATGGAGGGGAAGCACATAGGAAGTACATGTTTCTATGTGGAAGCCACCTTCCTACAAAAGTCCAATGGAAGTCTCTACTGTTCTGACAGACAGTATGGTACCACCTTAGTGGTACCAGAACagtctgttctgtttttcttcatggacGTAACTGGTGGGTCACAGAGAGCAATCCTTCAGAGAGAAATAAGTATGCAGTAGAAAAAAGGGACCACActgatgcttttttctcttcacagttAGCTGGGGATCTTATTTTGACCATGCAGTCACCTGGAACAAACATATTGAGGATGAGAACACTATGATTGTAATATATGAAGACCTGAAAGAGgtaaagcagctgctgtgtacTGATGGTCAAGACACATCTGAGCCCATTTACTGAAAACTACTGAAATTAGAAGCAAATAGTACAGGTTTCTGAATGCAAAGTCAAGTATCCATTTAGGAACAAGTTGAGTCTGGCTATATGAAAACTGAGCTCCTGTGTAACATACAAAATGTATCGTGAAGGAAGATAGTGTTAGTAGGTGATGGCCATATGTGTTCTGAGTGGGTAGGTCCTTTTTTAGAGGAAGCATACAGTATGACCCCCTCTCACTGCATTGTTTTCAGAATCTGACTTCTGGTGTAAAGCAAATAGCAGAATTCTTTGGATTCTCCCCAACAGCGGAGCAGATCCAGTCCATTGCAGACAGGGCTACTTTCCAGGCAGTGAAGAACAAGGCTCAGGAGACTCATGGTCCTGTTGGCACAGTTCTTTTCCGCAAAGGTAAATTTGTTTACAGCAAACAAGCAGCATATTTTGCAAGGTTCGTGAATGGTTGCACTGCATCTTGGACAAATGGATTTGGATGAGTGATTAATTTTTATGTATAATTTTCAGGGTTGGAACTTAAGAAACACTGATGGTGCGGCTGATTTCATCATAAATGCCAGTATCATTCAGTAAAGCCCCTTATAATATGGTTAGCAGAAGTGCCTTTTAGGTAGCACACCCTTCATTTGTAGTATGCAGCAGGCATCAACTGAAGCAAAAAGTGAATTATTTTGACTACTGGGGTTAGCCTGGCACTAGATGTACAAAGTACcttcaaagatttttcttcttcttggaTTTCCTAAATAACCTTTGTGGTTGCCTAGGAACCTCACTCAGTTTGTTGAATCCAGACACTCTACAGGTTAAGCCATGCCTTTTGGCCACAGATCATTCTAGAGCTGCAGACCCAGAATACCTCAGGCAGTAAACTCTCCAAAATACAGATCAGAAGTAGACTGCAGCTTGGAGTAGTATCTGGTTGTGGCGCACTACTCTCTTGCTGTTAAAAGCCACATCTTTGAAGTTTTTGAGTTCTTTTCATAGCTGCTGATCATCTCTTATAGACTTCTGCAACTGTGTATGGCACAAGGCAGACCAGTAGCTTCCTACGTCCCACTTGTTTTCACATTCTCTTAAGGACACTGAAAGTAAAGCAGCAGAGTGTATTCTTTAgtcagattattattattattattttaaagtggGTTATCCTGAAATATGACAAGGggtgtgattttgtttgtttcaaaccATACTCCCTTCTCCTTACAGTCCAGgctattattttacttttctttataTTCCAGGTGTTGTTGGGGACTGGAAAAATCTTTTCACTGAAGCTCAGAATCAGGAAATGGATGCCAAATTCAAAGTATGCTTAGAAGGAACCAAGCTGGGAGCAAAGCTAAAATACGATGTGTACTGCAAGGCCTGAGCTTCCGCTATGGAGAAGTCTAACATTTAGGCTGCTTTTTGTTCACTTTCATGTAATCAAAGAGAAATTAGAACAATACTTGATCTGAAGGTTTTGAAAATCTGTGTAATTTGCAAATGTGTTTGTGCTGTCTTGCACAAGCAATCCACATTTATACAGTTATAGTATCATTGACTTTACTggtttctcttgttttttaaaactgatttttaaccATGATTCTGTGTGAAATTGATATGCAGTGGTTGAACCTGCTGAAACCACTGGAGATGTGTTCAGTAGGTTGGAAGTGATCTtccaagagattttttttaaaccaatcATGAGATGTCTTCTTGATTTGCAGATTTGGAAATGTGTTACAGTTTAAAACGAAATTTcaaaagtgtttttgttgttgctgttgttgccacttcagggatatgatttagtggaaggtttttagagttagggtactggttaggctgccattggacttgatgatcttcaaggtcttttccaacctgggtaattctatgattctatgattcctctgTAAGGTAGAAAGTTTCTACCCCTTTTGGCATGAGTATTCTTCATTCTTTTGTTAGCGGAAGTTCTAATCCTGAGCAATTGAAGAAATTGCCTGGAGAAGTTGCTCGTGGATGTTGGAGTGAGGATTGAAGAGCAAAGTAGAACAtgtaaaaccaaaccaaatcagaatgaattattttaatccCAAACAAGAGAAGTTGATGAAGCTTTTCAAACTAATCCCAAGATCCTTATAAGTGGAAAATACAGCTGTTTTCCTCAAGTATTTGCCTCAGCTGTAATAGGCAATTCTGGAACAGTAGGTTAGTGTCATTGCTGAGAAATATATGAAAGGAAATTCAAAAAGCTCTGATTGAGGATGGTATTGTAAAAGGTGTACTAATCTGTGGTAAAGTAGGTTGCATGAATTACATGACCAATAATAGCCAGTCTATCTGCTTAAGCTGCCATCTTTCTCCATTTAAGATTTTAGATTGAAGTATTCCAGGACAGTTCAAGAGAAAATCATGTATCAAGATGCTAAATAGAATACTCTTACATTTTTACACCTTTAGATAGCAAGGTTACTTAAGCTAAGGTTGCTTAGCCATATGAAATAGTATTTTATAAATGACATTCTTACATTCTTAATCTGCAGACACTCCTGAGTACATACACGCACAGTCAGTGATTACAAGCTAAGAATGAGCATTAGAGCGTGCTGAATGTAAGACTGTTGAGTGTGAGGGGCAGCTGAT
This region of Excalfactoria chinensis isolate bCotChi1 chromosome 3, bCotChi1.hap2, whole genome shotgun sequence genomic DNA includes:
- the SULT6B1 gene encoding sulfotransferase 6B1, coding for MKQIPSPRILATHLNYDFLPKSIFKNKAKILVLFRNPKDTAVSFFHFHKNVPSVPSYSSWDEFFSEFMNGKVSWGSYFDHAVTWNKHIEDENTMIVIYEDLKENLTSGVKQIAEFFGFSPTAEQIQSIADRATFQAVKNKAQETHGPVGTVLFRKGVVGDWKNLFTEAQNQEMDAKFKVCLEGTKLGAKLKYDVYCKA